Within the Achromobacter spanius genome, the region CGGCGGGACGGAAGCGTCGCAGCAGTGCGTAGACCGTTAGCGCCACGATGCCCAGAACGGTGATTTCGCCAAAAGTATCGAAGCCCCGGAAGTCCACCAGAATGACGTTCACGACGTTGGTGCCGCCACCGTCGGGCAGTGCGCGGTCGACGAAATAGGACGAAATCGTGTCGCCTTGCGGGCGCATCAGCACCGCGTACGCCAGTGCCGCCATACCGGTACCGGCCGCGGTGGCCAACAGCAAATCGCGAAAGCGCCGGCCCCGGGCCAGCAGCGTCGCCTTGAACGTTTCTTCGTCGTCCTGTTCGATCCGGCGCGGCAGCCAGCGCAGGCCCAGCAGCAACAGCACCACGGTGACCACTTCCACGGACAGTTGCGTCAACGCCAGATCGGGGGCGGAAAACCACACGAACGTCAGGCAGGTGATCAGCCCCGCGCCGCCCGCCAGCGCCAGGGACGCCAGGCGGTGATATTTGGCCTGGTAGGCCGCGGCCACCGCGCAGATGCCACCCACCAGCCACAACAGGGCAAAGGCCGGATCCAGGGGCGTCATGCGGCCCGTGCCTTCCAGCCAGCCGCCCGCGCGCAGGGGCAGCCAGGCCACGAACAAGGTGCCCAGCACAATCAACAGCATCTGCACCTGCAACCGCGACGACCCTACCCACCGCAGCAGCCAGGCCGCCGCCACGCTGGAGCCGTCCAGCAGGGCTTCGAATGTGCGCCGACCGTCCAGGCGATAGATGAAGGGAACGCGGCCCGGGTTGGCGCGCTGGTGGGCGCGCAGAACCAGGTAGAGCAGCACGCCCGCGGTGGTGGCCACCAGGCTCATCACCAAGGGCAGGTTCACGCCATGCCAGACGGAAAGGCTGTATTCAGGCATGTTGTCACCCAGGATGCTTTGCGCGGCGGTTGCCAGGAAGGGGCCGACGGTCAGCCCCGGCACCACGCCCACCAGCAGGCACATGAACACCAGCAAGGCGCTGGGAAACAACATCCAGCGGGGCGGCTCATGCGGCGCGCGCGGCAGGTCGGTGGCAGGGGGGCCGAAAAACACCTGCAGGATGAAACGCAAGGAATACGCCACGCTGAACGCGCCGGCAATCGTTGCCAACAACGGCAAGCCGATCTGCGTGTAGCGGTCGCCACTGACGAAGGTGGTCTCGGCGAAGAACATTTCCTTGGACAGAAAGCCGTTCAACAGCGGCACGCCCGCCATCGACGCCGCCGCCACCATGGCCAGCGTGGCGGTAATCGGCATGGCTTTATATAGCCCGGACAAGCGGCTGAGGTCACGCGTGCCGGTTTCGTGGTCGACCACCCCCGCCGCCATGAACAACGACGCCTTGAAGGTGGCGTGGTTGATCATGTGGAAAATGGCGGCCACCAGCGCCAGTTCGCTGTTCAGGCCCAGCAGCAGCGTGATCAGGCCCAGGTGGCTGATGGTGGAATACGCCAGCACGCCTTTCATGTCCTGCTGGAAGATGGCGGCATAGGCGCCCAGCACCAGCGTGATCAACCCTGCCCCGCCGATGATCCAGAACCACTGGTCCGTGCCTGCCAGCACCGGCCAGAAGCGCGCCAGCAGAAACACCCCTGCCTTCACCATGGTGGCCGAATGCAGGTAGGCGGACACCGGCGTGGGCGCGGCCATCGCGTTGGGCAGCCAGAAGTGGAACGGGAACTGGGCGCTCTTGGTCAGCGCCCCCAGCGCCACCAGCACCAGCACGGCGGGATACCAGGGATCGGCGCGGACCAGGTCGCCTGCCGCCAGGACGCGGTCCATGTCGTAGCTGCCTACGATGTGGCCCAGGATGAGCACCCCGGCCAGCAGGCATAGCCCGCCCGCGCCGGTTACCGTCAGTGCCATGCGCGCGCCGCGACGGGCATCCAGGCGGTGGTGCCAATAGGCAATCAGCATGAACGACGCCAGGCTGGTCATTTCCCAGAACATGACCAGTTGGATCAGGTTGCCGGAGAGCACCACGCCCAGCATGGCGCCCATGAAGGCGAGGAAAAACGCGAAGAAGCGCGGCACCGGGTCTTCCGGTGACATGTAATAGCGTGCGTACAGGACGACCAGCGCGCCCATGCCGGAAACAATCAGCGCGAACAGCCAGGCGTAGCCATCCATCCGCAGGGTGAATTGCAGGCCCAGGGCGGGCGCCCAGGGCA harbors:
- a CDS encoding monovalent cation/H+ antiporter subunit A, translated to MSLILILALPFAGSLCAALLPSNARNAEAWLAGLIALVCVVLIASLYPEVANGGVIRADMPWAPALGLQFTLRMDGYAWLFALIVSGMGALVVLYARYYMSPEDPVPRFFAFFLAFMGAMLGVVLSGNLIQLVMFWEMTSLASFMLIAYWHHRLDARRGARMALTVTGAGGLCLLAGVLILGHIVGSYDMDRVLAAGDLVRADPWYPAVLVLVALGALTKSAQFPFHFWLPNAMAAPTPVSAYLHSATMVKAGVFLLARFWPVLAGTDQWFWIIGGAGLITLVLGAYAAIFQQDMKGVLAYSTISHLGLITLLLGLNSELALVAAIFHMINHATFKASLFMAAGVVDHETGTRDLSRLSGLYKAMPITATLAMVAAASMAGVPLLNGFLSKEMFFAETTFVSGDRYTQIGLPLLATIAGAFSVAYSLRFILQVFFGPPATDLPRAPHEPPRWMLFPSALLVFMCLLVGVVPGLTVGPFLATAAQSILGDNMPEYSLSVWHGVNLPLVMSLVATTAGVLLYLVLRAHQRANPGRVPFIYRLDGRRTFEALLDGSSVAAAWLLRWVGSSRLQVQMLLIVLGTLFVAWLPLRAGGWLEGTGRMTPLDPAFALLWLVGGICAVAAAYQAKYHRLASLALAGGAGLITCLTFVWFSAPDLALTQLSVEVVTVVLLLLGLRWLPRRIEQDDEETFKATLLARGRRFRDLLLATAAGTGMAALAYAVLMRPQGDTISSYFVDRALPDGGGTNVVNVILVDFRGFDTFGEITVLGIVALTVYALLRRFRPAAESADLPRQQQEQDGGVPAAPDIKALLPSGSMMVPTVLVRLMLPTAALISVYFLLRGHNQPGGGFVGGLIFATAVILQYMVGGVYWVESRSRLNPQNWIGIGLLAAGIAAVSAWLAYKPLLAALAWDVSLPLIGHVHLSSVLLFDLGVYMLVVGSTVLVLVALAHQSLRAQRKAAAEMQAAAAQTGEA